The genomic interval AATGAAAAATTAGCAGAACTTCAGTTTAATGATTTGCTTCGAACTTTAAAATTTCAATTGCGTAAAAGTTTTTACACCGTTTATTACAATTCTAAAAATCTTGAAAACACAGACAAGCAACTGGCTCACATAGAAAACTTGATTAATTCGTATTCTATTCAAGCACAAAAAGGGAATATTCCGCTTAAAGATGTTGTTCGTCTGCAATCATTGTATCTTAATTTTAAAAATGAACGACTTGAAGTAATTAATGATAATATTGACGAGCAAGCAAATTTAAAGTTGTTAATGAATGAAACTGAAAATGTAGTTCCGACAGTTCCTAAAGATGATTCGAACAAGTATTTAAAAATAATTGATTTTGATCTTAAAGGTTTTGAAGAGCAAGCAATAGCAAATCGTCCAGATTACTTAGCAAAACAAAAAGAAATTGATGCCAATGAATTGAATGTGAAATGGCAAAAATCTCTTTCTGTTCCTGATATTACATTTGGAGCAAATTACGATCAGCGAAGTGGAGCTTTTAATCGTGAAGCAAATGTGAGCGTCGGAATTCCGTTACCACTTTGGAACAAAAACAAAGGAAATATCAAATATGCTCAAACTATTCTCGAACAATCAAAAATTGAAAAACAAAATTTTGAATTGCAACTGCAAACAGAAATTACTGCTGCATGGACTAAATGGGATGAATCTAGACAAAATTATTCTGTAATTAAACCTACTGTAAATTCAGATTTTGAAGCTGTTTACAACGGAATGCTAACGAACTTTCAGAAACGAAATGTCAGCCTTCTAGAATTTACCGATTTCATGGAAAGTTATAATCAGGCTATAATTCAGTTAAACGAATTGAAGAAGAAAGTCGTC from Flavobacterium sp. YJ01 carries:
- a CDS encoding TolC family protein gives rise to the protein MKKLFALLLFALLNQAAIAQKTVTLQDCETQFLKKNLFLLASQYNIDASKALTIQARIWDNPTISAELNAYNPERDKFFDVGKEGQKAFSIEQLIYLGGKKRNEVKLAQANEKLAELQFNDLLRTLKFQLRKSFYTVYYNSKNLENTDKQLAHIENLINSYSIQAQKGNIPLKDVVRLQSLYLNFKNERLEVINDNIDEQANLKLLMNETENVVPTVPKDDSNKYLKIIDFDLKGFEEQAIANRPDYLAKQKEIDANELNVKWQKSLSVPDITFGANYDQRSGAFNREANVSVGIPLPLWNKNKGNIKYAQTILEQSKIEKQNFELQLQTEITAAWTKWDESRQNYSVIKPTVNSDFEAVYNGMLTNFQKRNVSLLEFTDFMESYNQAIIQLNELKKKVVIAGEELNSTINKDLF